The following coding sequences lie in one Yamadazyma tenuis chromosome 3, complete sequence genomic window:
- a CDS encoding uncharacterized protein (COG:E; MEROPS:MER0026469; EggNog:ENOG503NWKV), with amino-acid sequence MCRLTLSDDDKEVRDWFIKEVNSLGCKVKIDQLGNIFAIYSGQKDGLPTAIGSHLDTQPTGGRYDGILGVLCGLEVLRTIKDNGFTPKYPIAVINWTNEEGARFPVSLMSSLVWSGAHDLQETYNLKSITDDVPVTVRDELERIGYIGDVPVDYKQNPIKCHFEIHIEQGPILEESNKKIGIVVGAQGYDWTKVHVKGKATHTGTTPFYARSDALLATSQMICKGNELAKKAEGLFSVGVLNLLPKVVNVIPDSTEFVMDLRHPIKDSLHKLKDDCVEEFKKIAHEAGRNVSVEFEHVMLSDPLEFHADCVSCVQSAAVELYGKDNVLEIVSGAGHDSCATSGVVPTSMIFIPSKDGVSHNPEEYSTPEQVAEGFQVLLNAVLRYDSLRVD; translated from the coding sequence ATGTGCAGATTGACCCtcagtgatgatgataagGAGGTCAGAGATTGGTTTATTAAAGAAGTCAACTCGTTGGGCTGCAAGGTTAAGATAGACCAGTTGGGGAACATATTTGCTATTTATTCTGGTCAAAAGGATGGCCTTCCCACTGCTATTGGTTCTCATTTAGATACTCAGCCAACTGGAGGAAGATACGATGGAATACTTGGGGTATTATGTGGATTGGAGGTATTACGCACTATCAAAGATAATGGGTTCACTCCCAAGTATCCTATTGCTGTAATCAACTGGACTAACGAAGAAGGGGCCCGATTTCCTGTGTCATTgatgtcttctttggtttggTCTGGTGCTCACGACCTTCAAGAAAcctacaacttgaagtcaatTACCGACGATGTGCCAGTGACGGTTCGAGATGAGCTTGAGCGTATTGGTTACATTGGAGATGTTCCTGTTGATTACAAGCAAAACCCTATAAAGTGCCATTTCGAAATTCACATAGAACAAGGCCCGATTCTCGAAGagtcaaacaaaaagatcGGGATCGTGGTAGGAGCTCAGGGCTATGACTGGACCAAAGTACATGTCAAGGGTAAGGCCACACATACGGGAACAACACCTTTCTATGCGCGTTCTGATGCGTTGTTGGCAACTTCTCAGATGATTTGTAAAGGTAACGAGCTTGCAAAAAAGGCAGAAGGGCTATTTTCAGTGGGTGTGTTGAACTTACTCCCCAAAGTGGTGAATGTAATCCCAGACTCCACCGAGTTTGTCATGGATTTGAGACACCCGATTAAGGACTCGTTGCACAAATTAAAAGATGACTGTgttgaagagttcaagaaaattgCCCACGAAGCTGGCAGAAATGTATCGGTAGAATTCGAACATGTCATGCTTTCTGACCCGTTAGAGTTTCATGCTGATTGTGTTTCGTGTGTTCAGTCGGCTGCTGTCGAATTATATGGAAAAGACAACGTATTGGAGATCGTGAGTGGTGCTGGTCACGATAGCTGTGCCACCAGCGGCGTGGTCCCCACATCAATGATTTTTATTCCGTCTAAGGATGGCGTCAGTCACAACCCTGAAGAGTATTCGACACCCGAACAAGTAGCTGAGGGATTTCAGGTTTTGTTGAATGCGGTTTTGCGATATGATTCTCTTAGGGTTGACTGA